In one Microbulbifer pacificus genomic region, the following are encoded:
- a CDS encoding succinate dehydrogenase assembly factor 2, with protein sequence MDRNRLFWASRRGMLELDLVLLPFLENVYETLSDDDKQRYIRLLDEQDQDLFAWFLRREDPEDPELQKIVQIIRDNTGLQD encoded by the coding sequence ATGGATCGCAACCGCCTGTTTTGGGCCAGCCGTCGCGGCATGTTGGAGCTGGACCTGGTGCTGCTGCCGTTTCTGGAGAATGTCTACGAAACGCTGTCGGATGATGACAAGCAGCGCTATATCCGCCTGTTGGACGAGCAGGATCAGGATCTGTTCGCCTGGTTCCTGCGCCGGGAAGATCCCGAAGACCCGGAGCTTCAGAAAATAGTGCAGATCATCCGTGACAACACCGGTCTGCAGGACTGA
- a CDS encoding YgfZ/GcvT domain-containing protein, producing the protein MDQQQWQEFLSSQGAQWMDGAAGFPPRDGDTSSAELQLIDLNPMGAIAVSGPDSQKFLQGQLTCDLVKLPDEHLTLGSHCNPKGRMISAFHALKISQTEFVLLMPRDLVSTALTTLKKYAVFFKTQLEDVSDSQHWLALCGRDASAAASQLLSLSHGGSTDLVPGQLRSFDHNGHRALAACFGERNVVVQLPLEQAADLWLKLAGSGPAPGSYHVWQQQVIEAGLPQVYLSSSEMFIPQMVNLHLLGGVSFKKGCYTGQEVVARMQYLGAAKRRMYRARIDSGELPQPGAEIFVPAGGSSVGNLVQACMTGDDIELLAVLTKSKVADGESLQLADGRVLELLELPYDADADPLA; encoded by the coding sequence ATGGATCAACAGCAGTGGCAGGAATTTCTCAGCAGCCAGGGCGCCCAGTGGATGGATGGCGCGGCAGGCTTCCCCCCCCGAGATGGGGACACCTCCAGTGCCGAACTGCAACTCATTGACCTCAACCCCATGGGTGCCATCGCCGTCAGCGGGCCCGACAGCCAAAAATTCCTCCAGGGCCAGCTCACCTGCGATCTGGTAAAACTGCCGGACGAACACCTCACCCTTGGCAGCCACTGCAACCCCAAGGGTCGCATGATCAGTGCGTTCCACGCCCTGAAAATCTCACAGACCGAATTTGTTCTGCTGATGCCACGGGATCTGGTGAGCACAGCCCTCACGACCCTGAAGAAATATGCGGTCTTTTTCAAAACCCAGCTTGAAGACGTGAGCGACAGCCAGCACTGGCTCGCCCTCTGCGGTCGCGATGCAAGCGCCGCTGCCAGCCAGCTCCTGAGCCTGTCCCACGGCGGCAGTACGGATCTCGTGCCCGGCCAACTGCGCAGCTTCGATCATAACGGCCACCGCGCGCTTGCAGCCTGCTTCGGCGAGCGCAATGTGGTGGTACAGCTGCCACTGGAGCAGGCTGCGGACCTTTGGCTAAAGCTCGCGGGCAGCGGCCCCGCACCCGGCAGCTACCACGTCTGGCAACAACAAGTGATCGAAGCGGGGCTGCCGCAGGTTTACCTGAGCAGCAGCGAAATGTTCATTCCGCAGATGGTAAACCTGCATCTGCTGGGCGGCGTGAGCTTCAAGAAAGGCTGTTACACCGGGCAGGAAGTGGTAGCACGCATGCAGTACCTCGGCGCTGCCAAACGCCGCATGTACCGTGCGCGTATCGACAGTGGCGAGCTGCCGCAGCCCGGAGCAGAAATCTTTGTTCCCGCAGGCGGGTCAAGTGTCGGCAACCTGGTACAAGCCTGTATGACAGGTGATGACATTGAATTGCTAGCGGTACTGACCAAGAGCAAGGTGGCCGACGGCGAGAGCCTGCAACTGGCCGACGGCCGTGTACTGGAGTTGCTCGAACTCCCTTACGATGCGGACGCCGATCCGCTGGCCTGA
- a CDS encoding MucB/RseB C-terminal domain-containing protein gives MAKDFSLLTLKANSSLLAFLLFASPLLPVAVAQEADTPQAEAPEAVPGTGSAPQNPGGAAPAESRVAPPTGDAEIQALLGKLANAVANLEYRGLVTFEHMGVMETLEVVHGIRNGEPVERIRFLTGAPREMVSRGHDAQCRRDGSPLSRAGLWSNMGLQNVQNNYQFLQRGEERIADREAVVLEARPRDAHRFGLVVSVDRETGLPLKSLLVAPAGRVLERFQFVELDLTAIDDSELQPHSASARESEGTGHCGSLVSRWQMGWVPSGFKAVAARELADGEMQVFSDGLSAFTVFVQKLGPSMNYRGRAVRGATVAYMDHIEVNDEHYTVTVVGEIPDNTAQLVAKAVKTPR, from the coding sequence ATGGCAAAAGATTTTTCCCTCCTCACTCTGAAAGCCAACAGTTCCCTGTTGGCTTTTTTGCTGTTTGCCAGTCCTCTGCTGCCTGTGGCTGTTGCCCAGGAGGCGGATACTCCACAGGCTGAGGCGCCGGAGGCAGTCCCGGGAACTGGGTCCGCTCCGCAAAATCCGGGGGGGGCGGCTCCCGCAGAATCCCGGGTCGCCCCACCGACTGGCGATGCAGAAATTCAGGCCTTGCTGGGCAAGCTGGCCAATGCGGTGGCAAACCTCGAGTACCGCGGCCTTGTGACCTTCGAGCACATGGGGGTGATGGAGACCCTGGAGGTGGTGCACGGCATTCGCAATGGAGAGCCGGTGGAGCGTATCCGCTTTCTGACCGGGGCTCCCCGGGAGATGGTGAGCCGCGGACACGACGCCCAGTGCCGCCGCGATGGCAGCCCGCTGTCCCGCGCGGGCTTGTGGAGCAATATGGGTTTGCAGAATGTGCAGAACAATTACCAGTTTCTACAGCGCGGTGAAGAGCGTATTGCCGATCGCGAGGCCGTGGTACTGGAGGCGCGCCCGCGGGACGCGCACCGTTTCGGCCTGGTGGTCAGTGTCGACCGTGAAACCGGCCTGCCGCTGAAGTCACTGCTGGTGGCGCCTGCCGGGCGTGTGCTGGAGCGTTTTCAGTTTGTGGAGCTGGATCTGACGGCTATTGATGACAGTGAACTGCAGCCGCACTCCGCGTCCGCGCGAGAAAGCGAGGGCACAGGCCACTGCGGCAGTTTGGTGAGCCGCTGGCAGATGGGGTGGGTGCCGAGCGGCTTCAAGGCGGTGGCGGCGCGCGAGCTGGCGGATGGGGAAATGCAGGTGTTCAGTGATGGTCTGAGTGCATTTACGGTGTTCGTACAGAAGCTCGGTCCCAGTATGAATTACCGGGGACGTGCGGTACGTGGTGCCACAGTGGCTTACATGGATCATATCGAAGTCAATGATGAGCATTACACGGTGACAGTGGTCGGGGAGATCCCCGACAATACCGCGCAACTGGTGGCCAAGGCGGTAAAGACTCCACGGTGA
- the rpoE gene encoding RNA polymerase sigma factor RpoE, with protein sequence MTGHQASPSDQQLVERVQKGDKRAFDLLVLKYQHKIAAVVSRYINDHAEVNDVVQEAFIKAYRALANFRGESAFYTWMYRIAINTAKNYLVSRSRRPPSYDVDLEDAEFYSGAEMLRDNDTPENQLFRDQLEATVHRAIRELPEDLRSAVTLRELEGLSYEEIAEVMGCPVGTVRSRIFRARESIDRAVQAAMAGEPEPVGGRG encoded by the coding sequence ATGACAGGTCATCAGGCGTCGCCGAGTGATCAACAGCTGGTAGAGCGGGTTCAGAAGGGCGACAAGCGCGCTTTTGATCTGCTGGTGCTCAAATATCAGCACAAAATCGCTGCGGTGGTCAGCCGTTATATCAACGACCACGCCGAAGTGAATGATGTGGTACAGGAAGCCTTTATCAAGGCTTACCGGGCGCTGGCGAATTTCCGTGGAGAGAGCGCCTTTTATACCTGGATGTACCGCATCGCCATCAATACCGCGAAAAATTACCTGGTGTCCCGCAGTCGCCGTCCGCCGTCCTACGATGTGGATCTCGAAGACGCCGAATTCTACTCCGGTGCCGAGATGTTGCGGGATAACGATACCCCGGAAAACCAGCTGTTCCGCGATCAGCTTGAGGCCACCGTGCACCGCGCCATCCGCGAGTTGCCGGAAGACCTGCGCTCTGCGGTTACCCTGCGGGAGCTGGAGGGGCTGAGTTACGAGGAGATCGCCGAGGTCATGGGTTGCCCGGTGGGCACCGTGCGCTCGCGGATCTTTCGTGCCCGCGAGTCCATCGACCGGGCGGTTCAGGCGGCAATGGCCGGGGAGCCGGAACCGGTGGGGGGACGCGGGTAA
- a CDS encoding protein YgfX — translation MTTPVCRTDSTLSSSREAAIPLDGVSGDCTGARAERSARLACDFSSSLLLRSLLGLAAVQSSILLVLSRLPWLAIGFALPVIAVFTWWEWRRLDRSVGRLSTAERRWYWQVKGGAKREFHFRGELTLWGWLVVINARDLEGRRLRLVLSSDATSADDWRRLLVALRYSR, via the coding sequence GTGACAACACCGGTCTGCAGGACTGATTCCACTCTGTCTTCCTCTCGCGAGGCTGCGATTCCGCTGGACGGAGTCTCCGGGGATTGCACAGGTGCCCGCGCTGAACGCAGTGCCCGGCTTGCCTGTGATTTCTCGTCTTCGCTCCTGCTGCGGAGTCTGCTTGGACTGGCAGCCGTTCAATCTTCAATCCTGCTCGTTCTTTCCCGGCTGCCATGGCTGGCGATAGGGTTTGCATTGCCCGTAATTGCCGTATTTACCTGGTGGGAGTGGCGTCGTCTCGATCGGTCGGTGGGGCGTTTATCGACCGCGGAAAGGCGCTGGTACTGGCAGGTGAAGGGCGGCGCAAAGCGTGAATTTCACTTTCGCGGTGAGCTGACGCTTTGGGGTTGGCTGGTGGTGATCAATGCCCGCGATCTGGAGGGGCGCCGGCTGCGGCTGGTTCTCAGTAGCGACGCGACCAGTGCCGACGACTGGCGCCGGTTACTGGTGGCGTTGCGCTACTCCCGATAA
- a CDS encoding SoxR reducing system RseC family protein: protein MIEERGRVVALDDTGIWVETVQRSSCHGCAAKSGCGTGLLGDFWSRASQVRVAVSPQAHASVQLHDTVVIGIAENTLASSALIVYLLPLAALVLGALAGQSLGTEIMAILGAAAGLIFGALAIRLYSHLNRANPALVPVFLRLEREGSCSTIPVTETR, encoded by the coding sequence ATGATTGAAGAGCGCGGCAGGGTAGTGGCCCTGGATGATACCGGTATCTGGGTGGAGACCGTGCAGCGCAGCAGCTGTCACGGCTGCGCCGCCAAGTCCGGCTGTGGTACTGGCTTGCTGGGTGATTTCTGGAGCCGCGCCTCCCAGGTGCGCGTTGCCGTATCGCCGCAGGCGCATGCCAGCGTCCAGCTGCACGACACGGTGGTGATCGGTATCGCAGAGAATACCCTTGCCAGCAGCGCCCTGATCGTTTACCTGCTGCCTCTGGCCGCTCTGGTGCTGGGTGCGCTCGCCGGACAGTCGCTTGGCACTGAAATCATGGCCATTCTGGGGGCCGCTGCCGGTCTGATATTCGGGGCGTTGGCCATTCGCCTATACAGCCATCTCAATCGCGCAAACCCTGCACTGGTCCCGGTATTCTTGCGTCTGGAACGAGAAGGTTCCTGTTCCACCATTCCAGTGACGGAAACCCGCTGA
- the nadB gene encoding L-aspartate oxidase, whose protein sequence is MNNYNVLVIGSGAAGLTLALHLATRHRVALLSKQRLQDGSTWFAQGGIAGVLDETDSVDAHIADTLDAGAGLCHPEAVRFTVENSRDAIQWLINQGVDFTREGAGDYHLTKEGGHSHRRIIHSADATGRAVHSTLIERARNTPNIDCFEHHIALDLIRQPDPVTGRFRCAGCYVYNKDTEEVEVFQGRAVVLATGGAAKAYLYTSNPDGASGDGIAMAWRAGCRVANMEFNQFHPTCLYHPKAKSMLITEALRGEGAQLKLPNGERFMQRFDKRGELAPRDIVARAIDHEMKRLGADCVYLDISHKDEKFVREHFPTVYKNCLQYGIDITKEAIPVVPAAHYTCGGVMVDQHGRTDLDQLYAIGETTFTGLHGANRLASNSLLECVVYARSAALHIDSTLDKITPPRPALAWDASRVTDSDEDVVISHNWDELRRFMWDYVGIVRTRKRLLRAEHRVRLLQQEILEFYANYKITSDLIELRNLAKVAELIIRSALDRRESRGLHYSLDYPGLRELAMDTILVPENYANQRHFIDAD, encoded by the coding sequence TTGAACAACTACAATGTTCTCGTTATCGGCAGTGGCGCCGCAGGTCTCACCCTGGCCCTGCATCTGGCCACCCGCCACCGTGTGGCACTGCTGTCCAAGCAGCGCCTGCAGGACGGCTCCACCTGGTTTGCCCAGGGTGGCATCGCCGGCGTGCTGGATGAGACCGACTCAGTAGACGCACACATAGCCGATACATTAGATGCGGGGGCGGGACTCTGCCACCCGGAAGCCGTACGATTTACGGTAGAGAACAGCCGCGACGCCATCCAGTGGTTGATCAATCAGGGGGTCGACTTCACCCGCGAAGGCGCTGGCGATTATCACCTCACCAAAGAGGGCGGCCACAGTCACCGCCGCATCATCCACAGCGCCGATGCCACCGGTCGCGCGGTGCATAGCACCCTGATCGAACGCGCGCGCAATACCCCAAACATCGACTGCTTCGAGCACCATATCGCCCTTGATCTGATCCGCCAGCCCGACCCCGTTACCGGTCGCTTCCGTTGCGCCGGCTGTTACGTCTACAACAAGGATACCGAAGAGGTTGAGGTATTTCAGGGGCGCGCGGTAGTCCTTGCCACCGGCGGCGCCGCCAAAGCCTACCTCTATACCAGCAACCCGGACGGGGCCAGCGGCGACGGCATCGCCATGGCCTGGCGCGCCGGCTGCCGGGTGGCGAACATGGAATTCAACCAGTTCCATCCCACCTGCCTCTACCACCCCAAAGCCAAGTCGATGCTGATTACCGAAGCACTGCGGGGTGAAGGCGCGCAGCTCAAGCTGCCCAATGGCGAACGTTTCATGCAGCGTTTCGACAAGCGCGGCGAACTGGCACCGCGGGATATCGTCGCCCGTGCCATCGACCACGAGATGAAGCGCCTGGGTGCCGATTGCGTGTATCTGGACATTTCCCACAAGGATGAGAAATTCGTTCGCGAACACTTCCCCACGGTCTACAAGAACTGCCTGCAGTACGGCATCGACATCACCAAAGAAGCCATACCGGTGGTACCCGCCGCCCACTACACCTGTGGCGGTGTCATGGTGGATCAACACGGGCGCACCGATCTGGATCAACTCTACGCCATCGGTGAAACCACCTTCACCGGTCTCCACGGCGCCAATCGCCTGGCCAGCAACTCGCTGCTGGAATGCGTGGTTTACGCTCGCTCCGCGGCTTTACACATCGACAGTACCCTGGACAAAATCACCCCGCCGCGCCCGGCACTGGCCTGGGATGCCTCCCGCGTGACAGATTCCGATGAAGACGTGGTGATCTCCCACAACTGGGACGAACTGCGCCGATTTATGTGGGACTACGTGGGTATCGTGCGCACCCGCAAGCGCCTGCTACGGGCGGAACACCGGGTGCGACTGCTGCAACAGGAAATTCTGGAGTTCTATGCCAACTACAAGATCACCAGCGACCTGATCGAACTGCGCAACCTGGCGAAAGTGGCCGAACTGATCATTCGCTCGGCACTGGATCGCCGCGAGAGCCGTGGCCTGCACTACTCGCTCGACTATCCGGGATTGCGGGAATTAGCGATGGACACCATCCTGGTGCCGGAAAACTACGCCAACCAGCGGCATTTCATCGACGCCGATTGA
- a CDS encoding sigma-E factor negative regulatory protein, producing the protein MSHGNHQQRLDESLSALMDGEASELEVQRLLKESDASGGDLGQRWSRYQLAASVMRGEKVAPVNLGLAASISAAIADELPLTASAEPQAANDASAIHSRWWRPLSRGAVAATVAFAAVLGVQQMQAPQMGGDELVAEIERPAQQPVQSVPQPSGFLVPTLNTRSVSTNPQLVPEQRIGGMGVSPQVQVVPSPELMRHLNRVMMEHSEQAARVGSQGMVPFARATYGERPPE; encoded by the coding sequence ATGTCTCACGGGAATCATCAGCAGCGTTTGGATGAATCGCTATCGGCATTGATGGATGGCGAGGCCAGTGAACTGGAAGTCCAGCGCCTGCTCAAAGAAAGTGATGCCTCCGGCGGCGATCTCGGTCAGCGCTGGTCGCGCTACCAGCTGGCCGCCAGTGTGATGCGTGGCGAAAAGGTCGCGCCGGTGAACCTGGGATTGGCGGCAAGCATTTCAGCGGCCATTGCCGACGAACTACCGCTGACCGCGTCTGCGGAGCCGCAGGCGGCGAATGACGCCAGCGCGATCCACAGTCGCTGGTGGCGCCCGCTGTCGCGCGGCGCGGTGGCGGCTACTGTGGCATTTGCGGCGGTGCTCGGCGTACAGCAGATGCAGGCGCCGCAGATGGGTGGCGATGAGCTGGTTGCCGAGATAGAACGCCCCGCGCAGCAGCCGGTGCAGTCCGTACCACAGCCCAGCGGGTTCCTGGTGCCGACACTGAATACCCGTTCCGTGAGTACCAATCCCCAGTTGGTTCCCGAGCAGCGAATTGGTGGTATGGGTGTTTCACCTCAGGTGCAGGTGGTGCCGTCCCCCGAGTTGATGCGTCACCTCAACCGGGTGATGATGGAGCACTCTGAGCAGGCGGCCCGTGTGGGCAGTCAGGGAATGGTCCCCTTTGCTCGCGCTACCTATGGAGAGCGCCCGCCGGAATGA
- the mpaA gene encoding murein tripeptide amidase MpaA: protein MASPQMTNPQRQQLAPSPPSHRPSLRPRTERGLFQHQRLQYGQSVLGAPLLYFPAEVQDEHTGMVLAGTHGDEVAAVVTLSCALRSLGPGQLRHHVILAANPDGCQLGTRANANGVDLNRNFATVNWKADGTVYRWNSAADERDVSLFTGDEPSSEPETRALCRLIKTLKPAWLVSIHDPLACVDDPLQSPLGHWLAERMELPLVTDLGYKTPGSFGTWCEEQKYACITLEYPPISADAASERYLTAMIELLCYTP, encoded by the coding sequence ATGGCATCACCGCAGATGACGAATCCACAGCGCCAGCAACTAGCCCCATCACCGCCAAGCCACAGGCCGTCCCTGCGCCCCCGTACCGAAAGAGGCCTGTTTCAGCACCAGAGGCTGCAGTATGGTCAGTCTGTACTGGGGGCACCGCTGCTCTACTTCCCGGCAGAGGTGCAAGATGAACACACGGGCATGGTACTTGCCGGTACGCACGGAGACGAGGTGGCCGCCGTGGTCACACTCTCCTGTGCACTGCGCTCGCTGGGGCCGGGGCAACTGCGTCATCACGTCATTCTGGCGGCCAATCCCGACGGCTGCCAGCTGGGAACCCGCGCCAATGCCAACGGGGTGGACCTGAACCGCAATTTCGCCACGGTCAACTGGAAGGCCGATGGCACCGTGTACCGCTGGAACAGCGCTGCCGATGAGCGCGATGTCTCCCTGTTCACAGGCGACGAGCCCAGTTCAGAGCCGGAAACCCGGGCACTGTGCCGTCTGATAAAGACGCTCAAACCCGCGTGGCTGGTGTCCATTCACGATCCACTCGCCTGCGTGGATGATCCACTGCAGAGCCCTCTGGGACACTGGCTGGCGGAGCGTATGGAACTGCCATTGGTCACTGATCTCGGCTACAAGACACCAGGCTCCTTCGGTACCTGGTGCGAAGAGCAGAAATACGCGTGTATCACTCTGGAGTATCCACCCATTTCCGCCGACGCGGCGAGCGAACGCTATCTGACTGCGATGATCGAACTGCTGTGCTACACGCCCTGA
- a CDS encoding DegQ family serine endoprotease → MVARCTQFLLAFCLLVSAAANARGFPELTDLIEQNSPAVVKINTMENARVTRNSVPPQYQQEIPDIFRHLLEPRERQQRPVASMGSGFIISSDGYVVTNNHVVDGADEVRVTLTDRREYDAKVIGTDPRSDLALIKVDANDLPTVRWGDSEKMKVGEWVVAIGSPFGLDYSASAGIVSAMGRSIPNESRENYVPFIQTDVAINPGNSGGPLFNLNGEVVGINSQIYTRSGGSIGLSFAIPSSLAQDVVAQLREKGRVDRGWLGVGIQDVDRKLAIAMGLNKPAGALVGQLEAGSPAAQAGIQVGDIIMHFDGQKILMPGDLPHVVGQTRPGAEVPVVLMREGKERRLKVRVGALPGDDDGQQQASNAPATTDIGGRLGLAVDEIPDGLKQRLGVETGVLVKQVVPGKAGANAGLRSGDIIAQLGFDQVESLSDYEKIVKKLPKGELLPIRFFRGGQPTFRTIQIDED, encoded by the coding sequence ATGGTTGCACGCTGTACGCAGTTTTTGCTCGCTTTCTGTCTCCTTGTTTCCGCGGCGGCCAACGCTCGCGGATTTCCGGAGCTGACCGATCTCATTGAACAGAATTCTCCCGCTGTGGTGAAAATCAATACAATGGAAAATGCTCGCGTGACGCGGAATTCCGTTCCTCCGCAGTACCAGCAGGAAATTCCGGATATTTTTCGTCACCTGCTGGAGCCCCGCGAGCGCCAACAGCGCCCGGTGGCCAGTATGGGTTCCGGCTTCATCATTTCCAGTGATGGCTATGTCGTCACGAATAACCATGTGGTCGACGGTGCCGACGAAGTCAGGGTCACCCTGACCGACCGCCGCGAATACGACGCCAAAGTGATTGGTACCGATCCCCGCTCGGATCTGGCGCTGATCAAGGTGGACGCGAACGACCTGCCCACGGTGCGCTGGGGTGACTCCGAAAAAATGAAAGTGGGCGAATGGGTGGTGGCCATTGGCTCCCCGTTCGGCCTGGATTACTCAGCCAGCGCCGGTATCGTAAGCGCCATGGGCCGCAGTATTCCCAATGAAAGCCGCGAGAACTATGTACCGTTTATCCAGACGGATGTGGCCATCAACCCAGGTAACTCTGGCGGCCCCCTGTTCAACCTGAACGGTGAAGTGGTGGGTATCAATTCCCAGATTTACACCCGCAGCGGCGGTTCCATAGGCCTTTCCTTTGCTATCCCCTCGAGCCTTGCCCAGGACGTGGTCGCCCAGTTGAGAGAAAAAGGGCGCGTGGATCGCGGCTGGCTTGGCGTGGGTATCCAGGATGTGGATCGCAAACTGGCAATTGCCATGGGGCTCAACAAGCCGGCCGGTGCCCTGGTGGGGCAGCTGGAGGCGGGTTCTCCTGCGGCTCAGGCAGGTATTCAGGTGGGTGACATCATCATGCACTTCGATGGGCAGAAAATCCTGATGCCCGGTGATCTGCCGCATGTGGTCGGTCAGACTCGCCCGGGTGCCGAAGTGCCGGTAGTTCTCATGCGGGAAGGCAAAGAGCGCAGGCTCAAGGTGCGCGTGGGTGCACTTCCGGGAGATGACGATGGTCAGCAGCAAGCCAGCAATGCGCCCGCGACCACCGATATTGGCGGGCGTCTGGGGCTGGCAGTGGATGAAATCCCCGACGGGCTCAAACAGCGCCTTGGTGTGGAAACCGGCGTGCTGGTGAAACAGGTAGTACCCGGCAAGGCTGGAGCCAATGCCGGCCTGCGCAGCGGCGATATCATTGCCCAGCTCGGTTTCGATCAGGTCGAGTCGCTGAGCGACTACGAGAAAATCGTGAAAAAGCTGCCGAAGGGCGAGCTGCTGCCAATTCGCTTTTTCCGCGGTGGTCAGCCCACCTTCCGTACCATCCAGATCGACGAGGATTGA
- the ycjG gene encoding L-Ala-D/L-Glu epimerase encodes MTETDASCDGCGSFEARCYAESWPLRTAFVISRGSRTEAQVVVVEVSAGGVTGVGECTPYPRYGESVESVLAEISSVLPSLRSGLTRAQLQQALPAGAARNAVDCALADWEQQRAGNVDSGHAWLPTVQTLVIAAPDAMAEAARVAAGRGVTVLKLKLDRHQVLERVAAVRSAAPECQLVIDANEAWGAEGLPDLCDALARQGVAMLEQPLPAGDDELLATFPHPLPICADESCHTRADLPRLVGRYDMLNIKLDKTGGLREALALAEEGKARGFELMLGCMLCTSRAIRAAWPLGPSARFVDLDGPTWLAKDVDPLRFEGGRVYWTDKRGGEGG; translated from the coding sequence ATGACGGAAACGGATGCCAGTTGCGATGGGTGTGGCAGCTTCGAAGCGCGTTGTTATGCCGAGAGCTGGCCTCTGCGGACGGCGTTTGTGATATCCCGCGGGTCGCGTACCGAGGCCCAGGTGGTAGTGGTGGAGGTTTCAGCAGGGGGGGTAACCGGCGTTGGCGAGTGCACGCCATATCCTCGCTATGGCGAAAGTGTCGAATCGGTACTCGCAGAGATCTCGTCGGTGTTGCCGTCCCTCCGCTCGGGGCTTACGCGAGCGCAATTGCAGCAGGCACTGCCGGCCGGTGCCGCGCGCAACGCCGTTGACTGCGCGCTGGCCGATTGGGAGCAGCAACGGGCGGGCAATGTCGACTCCGGGCATGCATGGTTGCCTACGGTACAGACCCTGGTGATTGCTGCTCCCGATGCCATGGCTGAAGCGGCGCGCGTTGCTGCTGGTCGCGGTGTGACGGTGCTGAAGCTAAAGCTTGACCGCCATCAGGTATTGGAGCGGGTAGCGGCGGTGCGCAGCGCCGCTCCCGAATGCCAACTGGTGATTGATGCCAACGAGGCCTGGGGTGCTGAGGGATTGCCCGATCTGTGCGATGCCCTTGCGCGGCAGGGGGTGGCGATGCTGGAGCAGCCGTTACCCGCTGGAGATGATGAACTACTGGCGACCTTTCCCCATCCACTGCCCATATGTGCCGATGAGAGTTGCCACACCCGTGCGGACCTGCCGCGTCTTGTTGGGCGATACGACATGCTGAATATCAAGTTGGACAAGACCGGTGGTCTTCGGGAGGCGCTGGCACTGGCGGAAGAGGGAAAAGCCCGGGGATTTGAGCTCATGCTGGGATGTATGCTGTGCACATCCCGCGCGATTCGGGCGGCCTGGCCGCTGGGGCCGTCTGCGCGCTTTGTGGATCTCGATGGGCCCACCTGGCTGGCGAAAGATGTGGACCCGCTTCGGTTTGAGGGGGGGCGGGTCTACTGGACAGACAAGCGTGGTGGAGAGGGAGGATGA